The region GCAGGGTCATGTCGCCTGGTCGTCAAGAAACCCACCAGCATATCTTGATTGTGGCGCAGAAGCTGTTTGCCGCCGGCGGATACGATGCGACCGGCGTGGCGGAGATCTGCTTGCAGGCCGGCGTGAGCAAAGGCGCTTTCTACCACCACTTTGCCTCCAAGCACGCCCTGTTCCTTGAGCTGCTCGACGGCTGGCTGGCATCATTGGACGCCGGCTTTGCCAGGGCGGAGCGCCAGGCAGACGACGTGCCGACAGCCTTGCGCCAGATGGCTGACCTGGTGGCGGCCGGGATCCGTCGTCCCGAGGCGCAGCTGCCGATGATGCTCGAATTCTGGGCGCAGGCGCAACGCGACCCAGCCATTTGGCAGAGAGCTGTTGAACCGTATCGGAAGTATCAGGCCTACTTCGAGCAGCTGATCGCACAGGGGGTCGAAACGGGCACGATCCGACCGGTGCCGCCCCGGGTAGCAGCGATCATGCTGACCTCGATGGCCGTTGGCCTGCTGATGCAGGCGCAATTCGCCCCGGACTCGAACGAATGGGGCGAGGCCATGCGAGCGACGGTCGAGCTGTTCCTCGAAGGTTTGGCAGGGAGCCAAGCATGATCCTGGTGACCGGAGCTACGGGACATATCGGAAACGTCCTGGTGCGGACGCTCATCGAGCGTGGGAACCGGGTGCGGGCGATGCTGCTGCCCGGCGAGGAGGCGGCACCCCTGAAGGGCCTACAGGTGGAGCAGGCTCGGGCCGATGTGCTCGACTTCACTTCGATCCTGGCTGCCTTCGACGGGGTCACCCATGCCTACCATCTGGCCGGCATGATCTCGATCTTGCCCGGCGAACACCGGCTGCTTCGGGCGGTCAATATTGTGGGGACGCGCCACGTGCTGCAGGCCGCGCGCCAATCCGGAGTGAGCAAACTGGTCTACACCAGTTCGATCCACGCCCTGCGCCGTGTCCCCCACGGCGTGACGATCGACGAAAGCCTGCCCTTTGATCCAGAGGGCGCGATCAGCGCCTACGACGGCTCGAAGGCCAAGGCCTCGCTCGAGGTATTGCAGGCGGCCCGCGCCGGGCTGCCGGCCACCATCGTCTGCCCGACCGGCGTGATCGGGCCGTT is a window of Anaerolineales bacterium DNA encoding:
- a CDS encoding NAD-dependent epimerase/dehydratase family protein, which translates into the protein MILVTGATGHIGNVLVRTLIERGNRVRAMLLPGEEAAPLKGLQVEQARADVLDFTSILAAFDGVTHAYHLAGMISILPGEHRLLRAVNIVGTRHVLQAARQSGVSKLVYTSSIHALRRVPHGVTIDESLPFDPEGAISAYDGSKAKASLEVLQAARAGLPATIVCPTGVIGPFDFRRSEMADLILGCMAGKPQLYIDGAYDFVDVRDVADGLILACQYGRPGDIYVLGGEQISVRHLLDSVAEITRRRFARIRVPLGLARLAAQVMPMYYRLAKSRPRITPYSLQTLIGNSAISHAKAARELGFAPRPLRSSLEDMIAWLRDNREGVAGASSAR
- a CDS encoding TetR/AcrR family transcriptional regulator, which produces MSPGRQETHQHILIVAQKLFAAGGYDATGVAEICLQAGVSKGAFYHHFASKHALFLELLDGWLASLDAGFARAERQADDVPTALRQMADLVAAGIRRPEAQLPMMLEFWAQAQRDPAIWQRAVEPYRKYQAYFEQLIAQGVETGTIRPVPPRVAAIMLTSMAVGLLMQAQFAPDSNEWGEAMRATVELFLEGLAGSQA